Proteins from a genomic interval of Schistocerca cancellata isolate TAMUIC-IGC-003103 chromosome 8, iqSchCanc2.1, whole genome shotgun sequence:
- the LOC126095689 gene encoding piggyBac transposable element-derived protein 3-like, which translates to MLESKDEEIPSTGVNVTLHPPLNSSDDVTDEDSGAEENPSVDKLPASQLNATALCDLAIFTNGNAVNATRKQSFTSDVVPGPSKSMKTATITTTTTNKPARLSKNKVLNLKKYNWKSGEIVNPTPVWPLMFTVGMKKGRTPLEYFQQFFDNEVLLMMVTYTNQYAAKRNRLGDCSEDEMLVFIARLLLSGYVTVSRRKMYWQSDKDSHNDLVTNAMSRDRFDFIFSNLHICNNDNLDKSDRFGKVRPLLCMLNDRFKQFAPHVRHHSVDESMVPYFGSHGCKQFIKGKPIRYGFKFWCGGTKWWIYYLARALPRSWHV; encoded by the coding sequence atgttagaatcaaaagatgaggaaatacctagtactggtgtgaatgtaacattacaccctcctctaaattcaagtgatgacgtaacagatgaagattctggtgctgaagaaaatccaagtgtagataaattaccagcaagtcagctcaatgctactgcgcTTTGTGATTTGGCCATTTTCACCAATGGTAATGCTGTGAATGCAACAAGGAAACAATCCTTCACCTCTGATGTGGTTCCAGGACCCTCCAAGAGTAtgaaaacagcaacaataacaacaacaaccacaaacaaACCAGCAAGGCTATCGAAGAATAAAGTTCTAAACCTCAAGAAATATAACTGGAAAAGTGGTGAAATTGTTAATCCAACACCTGTATGGCCTCTAATGTTCACAGTTGGAATGAAGAAAGGGCGAACACCGCTTGAATATTTCCAACAGTTTTTTGATAACGAAGTGCTTCTAATGATGGTCACATACACAAATCAGTATGCAGCCAAGAGAAATAGACTAGGTGATTGTTCAGAAGATGAGATGTTGGTGTTTATTGCAAGACTTCTGCTAAGTGGATATGTAACAGTGTCACGCAGAAAGATGTACTGGCAATCAGATAAAGACAGTCACAACGACCTCGTAACAAATGCCATGTCCAGAGATCGATTTGACTTCATCTTTTCCAATTTGCATATATGCAACAATGACAATTTAGATAAATCAGACCGTTTTGGGAAAGTCCGCCCATTACTGTGTATGCTGAATGATAGATTCAAACAATTTGCACCTCACGTGCGGCATCATTCTGTCGATGAATCGATGGTCCCATACTTCGGAAGTCACGGGTGCAAACAATTCATAAAAGGGAAACCAATCCGATACGGATTCAAATTTTGGTGTGGAGGCACCAAGTGGTGGATATATTATTTGGCTCGAGCCCTACCAAGGAGCTGGCACGTGTAG